In a genomic window of Mycolicibacillus parakoreensis:
- a CDS encoding Rv2253/PknI dimerization domain-containing protein — protein sequence MRARGFAVGAATVGLILGTATAVPAEADAEFALNGAYRVVSNGNFAKTNEVYMKERTVDSVWTFSSSCTNAHECTGEVTSDQGWSAPLEFRTTRWIVDRFHENWQTCPDGTTSPGRQRYQFQGSDANGQYEKTNIDHLVGYDRTIGVSGACGRNTPTVITMPMDLRRL from the coding sequence ATGCGGGCACGGGGATTCGCGGTGGGGGCGGCGACGGTCGGGCTGATCCTGGGCACGGCCACCGCGGTGCCGGCCGAGGCGGACGCGGAGTTCGCCCTCAACGGCGCCTACCGGGTGGTGTCGAACGGCAACTTCGCCAAAACCAACGAGGTGTACATGAAGGAGCGCACCGTGGACTCGGTGTGGACGTTCAGCTCCAGCTGTACCAACGCCCATGAATGCACCGGCGAGGTGACGTCGGATCAAGGGTGGAGCGCACCGCTGGAATTCCGCACCACGCGATGGATCGTGGACCGATTCCACGAGAATTGGCAGACCTGCCCCGACGGCACCACCTCCCCGGGCCGGCAGCGCTACCAGTTTCAAGGATCCGACGCCAACGGTCAGTACGAGAAGACCAACATCGACCACCTGGTGGGCTACGACCGGACGATCGGGGTGTCGGGCGCCTGCGGCCGCAATACGCCCACCGTGATCACGATGCCGATGGATCTGCGGCGGCTCTAG
- a CDS encoding MCE family protein codes for MLRYRGFRLVRTGLIGIVLIAFIVAIGLQPEQLIQWASSVRYQARFTEAGGLQNGADVTLSGIKVGAVTEVALDDGDALVTFTLAAKHRLGTQTTAHIRTGSLLGERVMTLEPAGSGKMRALDVIPVTRTSSPYSLTDVVGELTTNTAGTDTESLNRSLDTLSETIDQIAPQLGPTFDGLSRLSRSLNSRNEGLADLLKSAADLTGVLSERSQKINSLILDADSLVDVLNTRRQAIVSLLASTSAVSRQLSELVAQNDEQLKPTLDELKTLNEVLVKNRDNLAKALPGLAKYELTQGETVSNGAYYSAYIPNMLIPQLFQPFLDYIFGFRRGVDAGQPPDNVGPRAEIPFPVNGIPQPGDLPPR; via the coding sequence ATGCTGAGATACCGTGGTTTCCGGCTGGTCCGCACGGGCCTGATCGGGATCGTGCTGATCGCCTTCATCGTGGCGATCGGGTTGCAGCCCGAACAATTGATCCAGTGGGCCTCCTCGGTGCGCTACCAGGCTCGGTTCACCGAAGCCGGGGGCCTGCAGAACGGCGCCGACGTCACGCTGTCGGGTATCAAGGTCGGTGCGGTCACCGAGGTCGCCCTCGACGACGGCGACGCACTGGTGACCTTCACCCTGGCCGCCAAGCATCGGCTGGGCACACAGACCACCGCACACATCCGCACCGGGTCGTTGCTCGGCGAACGGGTGATGACGCTGGAACCGGCCGGCAGCGGCAAGATGCGCGCGCTCGACGTCATCCCGGTGACCCGCACCTCGTCGCCGTACTCGTTGACCGACGTGGTCGGCGAGCTGACCACCAACACCGCCGGCACCGACACCGAGTCGCTCAACCGATCCCTGGACACCCTCTCGGAGACGATCGACCAGATCGCGCCGCAGTTGGGCCCGACGTTCGACGGGTTGAGCCGGCTGTCGCGGTCGCTGAACAGCCGCAACGAAGGCCTGGCCGACTTGCTGAAATCCGCTGCCGATCTGACCGGTGTGCTCTCCGAGCGCAGCCAGAAGATCAACTCGCTGATCCTCGACGCCGACAGCCTGGTCGACGTCCTCAACACCCGCCGGCAGGCGATCGTCAGCCTGCTGGCCAGCACCTCGGCGGTCTCGCGGCAGCTGTCGGAGCTGGTCGCCCAGAACGACGAACAGCTCAAACCGACTCTCGATGAGCTCAAGACGCTCAACGAGGTCTTGGTGAAAAACCGCGACAATCTCGCCAAGGCGCTGCCCGGTCTGGCCAAATACGAGCTCACCCAGGGGGAAACCGTCTCCAACGGCGCGTATTACAGCGCCTACATCCCCAACATGCTCATTCCGCAGCTGTTCCAGCCGTTCCTGGACTACATCTTCGGTTTCCGGCGCGGCGTCGACGCCGGCCAGCCGCCGGACAACGTCGGCCCGCGTGCCGAGATCCCGTTCCCGGTCAACGGCATCCCCCAACCGGGAGACCTGCCACCGCGATGA
- a CDS encoding MCE family protein translates to MTTRKPLRVAVGALLAVLLLVGGVFVVRQTVLKPTTITAYFSTATAIYPGDEVRVSGVKVGTIDRIEPQGPQTKLTLRVDRTVPVPADAKAVIVAPNLVAARFVQLTPAYHHGDGPTLPDGAVIPRERTAVPVEWDEVKTQLNRLAAELGPRSGVSGTSASRFLESAASAMDGNGAKLRETLAQMSGVARILAEGSGDIVDIIEGLQTFVTALRDSDQQIVAFESRLATLTSVVDDSRTNLDAALRDFSNTVDEVRDFVAGSHAETVEVVDGLSQVSQTLADAKDAVRNILHITPNAIANTLNMYNASSGTPLGSFGFINMANPVQAICTMTGAIGNVTSTETGKLCEQYLGPALRLLNFNGLPLPINPYLAKSGSPDKLIYTDPALMPNAERPPDPAEPELPISAYTGLDGDVAPPPGWDDPASPPGSYAPDGLPAAPTPPLYAGAPPPSPTTFDGMLLPGGPPPGPVPGPPPAEGEPSP, encoded by the coding sequence ATGACGACCAGAAAACCACTGCGGGTTGCCGTCGGAGCCCTGCTGGCCGTGCTGCTGCTGGTCGGCGGGGTGTTCGTGGTCCGCCAGACCGTGCTGAAGCCGACCACGATCACCGCGTATTTCTCGACCGCCACCGCGATCTACCCCGGTGACGAGGTTCGGGTCTCCGGGGTGAAGGTCGGCACCATCGACCGGATCGAACCGCAAGGCCCGCAGACCAAGCTCACCTTGCGCGTCGACCGCACGGTTCCGGTGCCCGCCGATGCCAAAGCGGTCATCGTCGCGCCCAACCTGGTGGCCGCCCGGTTCGTGCAGCTGACCCCGGCGTATCACCACGGCGACGGCCCTACCCTGCCCGACGGCGCGGTGATCCCGCGCGAGCGCACCGCGGTGCCGGTGGAGTGGGACGAGGTCAAAACGCAGCTCAACCGGCTTGCCGCCGAGTTGGGTCCACGCAGCGGCGTGTCGGGAACCTCGGCGTCCCGTTTCCTCGAGAGTGCCGCCTCGGCGATGGACGGCAACGGCGCCAAGCTGCGGGAGACGTTGGCGCAGATGTCGGGTGTGGCCCGGATACTCGCCGAGGGCAGCGGTGACATCGTCGACATCATCGAGGGGCTGCAGACCTTCGTGACCGCGTTGCGTGACAGTGATCAGCAGATCGTGGCATTCGAGTCCCGACTGGCCACACTGACCAGCGTGGTCGATGACAGTCGCACCAATCTCGATGCGGCGCTGCGCGATTTCTCCAACACGGTCGATGAGGTCAGGGACTTCGTCGCCGGCAGCCATGCCGAGACCGTCGAGGTGGTCGACGGGTTGTCCCAGGTCTCTCAGACTCTGGCCGACGCCAAGGACGCGGTCCGCAACATCCTGCACATCACGCCGAACGCGATCGCCAACACGCTCAACATGTACAACGCCTCCAGCGGCACCCCGCTCGGGTCGTTCGGATTCATCAACATGGCCAACCCGGTGCAGGCGATCTGCACCATGACCGGCGCGATCGGCAACGTCACGTCGACCGAGACCGGCAAGCTGTGCGAGCAGTACCTCGGCCCGGCTCTGCGCCTGCTGAACTTCAATGGGCTTCCGCTGCCGATCAACCCGTATCTGGCCAAGTCGGGCAGCCCGGACAAACTGATCTACACCGATCCGGCGTTGATGCCCAACGCCGAGCGTCCACCGGACCCGGCAGAACCGGAGCTGCCGATCTCGGCCTACACCGGGTTGGACGGCGATGTCGCGCCTCCGCCGGGTTGGGACGATCCGGCGAGTCCGCCGGGGTCCTACGCGCCTGACGGGCTGCCTGCCGCGCCGACACCGCCGCTGTACGCCGGGGCGCCCCCGCCGAGTCCGACCACGTTCGACGGGATGCTGCTGCCGGGCGGTCCGCCGCCGGGCCCCGTGCCGGGGCCACCGCCTGCGGAAGGGGAGCCGTCACCATGA
- a CDS encoding MCE family protein — MLTRFVRIQLILFTIASIVGVSSMLFDYMRVPTLLGIGRLTVKLELPESGGLYRFSNVTYNGVQMGTVTDVALTEGGVLATLSLNRSPRIPADLRAEVRSVSAIGEQYVDLLPRTVDPPYLENGSVIPAANTEVPQPVGPMLDRVSALLDTIPKDTLADLLDETYLAFDGAGYDFQSLLDSAATISGDASGSADRLRTLVDDGARLLDSQDKSTDAIRTFARSMAGITGQVRANDPQLRAILQRGPGFADEVASLMQDLKPTLPILLANMNTLGQVLLVYNPSIEQMMVLLPGYIAAQQSFGLPKNNATGLPQGDFTLTFGDPNPCTVGFLPPSSWRSPADTTTIDTPDGLYCKLPQDSPVSVRGARNFPCIEHPGKRAPTVELCDDPEGFVPIAMRQHLTGPYPFDPNLVKQGIPVDDRVDFSDRLYAPTEGTPLPPEAVASGTPPDAEAPPPAPPGAAPEQPEAAPPPDPDAAPASYADDGGPSVAVLPYDPNTGRYMTLDGHYEQQTTLVDGATVESWTDLFPT, encoded by the coding sequence ATGCTGACGCGTTTCGTGCGGATCCAGCTGATCCTGTTCACGATCGCCTCGATCGTCGGGGTGTCGTCGATGCTCTTCGACTACATGCGGGTGCCGACACTGCTGGGGATCGGCCGGCTGACCGTCAAGCTCGAACTGCCGGAGTCCGGTGGGCTCTACCGGTTCTCCAACGTCACCTACAACGGCGTGCAGATGGGGACGGTCACCGACGTCGCGCTGACGGAGGGGGGAGTGCTTGCGACCCTGTCGCTGAACCGCTCGCCGCGTATCCCCGCCGACCTGCGTGCCGAGGTACGCAGCGTGTCGGCGATCGGGGAACAATACGTCGACCTGTTGCCGCGCACCGTCGATCCGCCGTACCTGGAGAACGGGTCGGTGATCCCGGCGGCGAACACCGAGGTGCCCCAACCGGTCGGCCCGATGCTCGATCGGGTCAGCGCGCTGCTGGACACCATTCCCAAGGACACGCTCGCCGATCTGTTGGATGAGACTTATCTGGCCTTCGACGGCGCCGGCTACGACTTCCAATCGCTGCTGGACTCCGCGGCGACGATCAGCGGTGATGCCAGCGGCAGCGCGGATCGGCTGCGCACCCTCGTCGACGACGGTGCGCGGCTGCTGGACTCCCAGGACAAGAGCACCGATGCGATCAGGACCTTTGCGCGCTCCATGGCCGGGATCACCGGCCAGGTCAGGGCCAACGACCCGCAACTGCGTGCCATCTTGCAGCGGGGCCCGGGGTTCGCCGACGAGGTGGCGAGCCTGATGCAGGATCTCAAGCCGACACTGCCGATTCTGCTGGCGAACATGAACACGCTCGGGCAGGTGCTTTTGGTCTACAACCCGTCGATCGAACAGATGATGGTGTTGCTGCCCGGATACATCGCCGCCCAGCAATCCTTCGGTCTGCCGAAGAACAATGCGACCGGCCTTCCGCAGGGTGACTTCACCCTCACCTTCGGTGATCCCAACCCGTGCACGGTGGGGTTCCTGCCGCCCTCGTCGTGGCGGTCGCCGGCCGATACCACCACGATCGACACCCCGGACGGTCTGTACTGCAAACTGCCCCAGGATTCGCCGGTGTCGGTGCGCGGTGCCCGCAACTTCCCGTGTATCGAGCACCCCGGCAAGCGGGCGCCCACCGTGGAACTCTGCGACGATCCGGAGGGGTTCGTGCCGATCGCGATGCGCCAGCACCTCACCGGGCCGTACCCGTTCGACCCGAACCTCGTGAAGCAGGGTATTCCGGTCGACGACCGCGTCGACTTCAGTGACCGGCTCTACGCGCCGACCGAGGGCACCCCGCTGCCGCCGGAGGCGGTGGCGTCGGGAACACCGCCCGACGCCGAGGCCCCGCCACCGGCGCCGCCGGGCGCCGCGCCGGAGCAGCCTGAGGCGGCACCGCCGCCGGATCCGGATGCCGCCCCGGCGTCCTACGCCGACGACGGGGGACCCTCGGTGGCGGTGCTTCCCTACGACCCGAACACCGGCAGGTACATGACCCTCGACGGGCACTACGAGCAGCAGACGACCCTGGTGGACGGAGCCACGGTCGAGTCGTGGACCGATCTTTTCCCAACCTGA
- a CDS encoding MCE family protein has translation MIGLHILRRGVALVALLACTVTGCAFGGLNSIALPGVQGRGPGAQHFSVELANVGTLESNSPVMLSDVIVGSVGAMTVENWHAQVDIAVNPGVVVPANAVATVGQTSLLGSMHLALNPPIGEAPEGRLEPGATIPLDASSTYPSTEQTLSSLAVLVNGGGLGQIGDVIHNFSTMMAGRENDIRDLLIRLDRFTGALDRQRDNIVASIQEMNRVANTFAGQRDTLDEALDKIPPAIDVLNAQRPEFTAAMTKLGQFSDLAADLVDDAGQELVSDLIHLEPAIRSLADIGPDLNAAVAYASAFPYGPNAIERAVRGDFLNLFAVFDLTKPRLKRSLFAGTQWGDEDSKLIPAPGDPFYLNYSLNPMQEPILKSMDELTPPGVPAPEGGG, from the coding sequence ATGATCGGTCTGCACATCCTGCGGCGCGGTGTGGCGCTGGTCGCCCTGCTCGCCTGCACGGTCACCGGGTGCGCCTTCGGCGGGCTGAACTCGATCGCGTTGCCCGGCGTGCAGGGCCGGGGCCCCGGGGCGCAGCACTTCTCGGTGGAGTTGGCCAACGTCGGCACGTTGGAGTCCAACTCGCCGGTCATGCTCTCCGACGTGATCGTCGGCAGCGTCGGGGCGATGACGGTGGAGAATTGGCACGCTCAGGTCGACATCGCCGTCAACCCGGGCGTGGTGGTGCCGGCCAACGCCGTCGCGACGGTGGGCCAGACCAGCCTGCTGGGCTCGATGCACCTCGCGCTCAACCCCCCGATCGGCGAGGCCCCCGAGGGCCGGCTGGAGCCGGGCGCCACCATCCCGCTGGACGCGTCATCGACGTATCCGTCCACCGAGCAGACCCTTTCGTCGCTGGCGGTGCTGGTCAACGGTGGCGGGCTCGGTCAGATCGGCGACGTCATCCACAACTTCAGCACCATGATGGCCGGTCGCGAAAACGACATCCGTGACCTGCTCATCCGGTTGGACCGGTTCACCGGGGCCCTCGACCGACAGCGTGACAACATCGTCGCGTCGATCCAGGAGATGAACCGGGTCGCCAACACCTTCGCCGGGCAGCGCGACACCCTCGACGAGGCGCTGGACAAGATCCCGCCGGCCATCGACGTACTGAACGCGCAGCGGCCCGAGTTCACCGCCGCGATGACCAAGCTGGGGCAGTTCTCCGACCTCGCCGCCGACCTCGTCGACGACGCCGGGCAGGAACTGGTCTCCGACCTCATCCATCTGGAGCCCGCGATCCGTTCGCTGGCCGACATCGGCCCGGACCTCAACGCCGCGGTGGCCTACGCCAGCGCCTTCCCGTACGGGCCCAACGCCATCGAGCGTGCCGTCCGGGGCGACTTTTTGAACCTGTTCGCGGTCTTCGATCTCACCAAACCCCGCCTGAAGCGGTCCCTGTTCGCCGGCACCCAGTGGGGTGACGAGGACTCCAAGCTGATCCCCGCACCCGGAGACCCGTTCTATCTGAACTACTCCCTGAATCCGATGCAAGAGCCGATCCTCAAGTCGATGGACGAGCTGACTCCGCCTGGCGTGCCGGCTCCCGAAGGGGGTGGGTAG